ttattttgttgtaatCATTAGCTTGGGAAACATGATTaagatatttgaaatttaattccAGGATGTTTGATGTAGACTATATGGATGAAGAGTAATCGTCGGTCCTTTGAAAATTCTAAGAAGTTTTTGGTTGAGTTAATAGGCTTATGCCAGAGAAGTCTTTTTAATTGGTCTTGGTGCTAGAGTTTCACAAAATGTTCTTCTATTGTTcagttcttttcttctcttagttTAGTCTCGTGAttgctttcttttgtgttaGTTTTGTGCTTTGCTGTGTTCATTCTCATGAACATAttgatgtttctttttctttttttcatcaataataattcttatattacctatcaaaaaaaaaaaaccgtgtTCATGAATAAGCTTGTGAACATGAAAGTTTGATTTGACAATATATAGTGTTATAGTTTTATACGTATACTtgtctaaaattatatttatatagaatGGATTACGTAGGTTTTGTAAATAGGTTCATATACTATCAAATTAGTTATTATACGTTATTGATAATATAGAGTGCATTAGTAGAAAAAATTCATAGATTTGTGAAGggataaaaaatttaatcatgattttattatatatgggAAAATAATAAGTTGATCAAGTAGCTTGTAAACAAGCTCGTGCTTGTTCAATAAGAAAATTAACTAAGCTTGAACATTAAAATTGTTTGGTGATGAGCTTAAGCTCAGCTCGtgtttgaaatgaaattaattGAACAAGCCCTGGAATTTTAATACTTGGCTCGGCTTAGCTCGACTCATTTACAACCCCTTATGCAACTTGAACcttgaaaattcaaccaaaaagaagaagatggaaaagaaaaagaaaaagaaaaaccttgctTAATTTGCCTACCTCTCTCACATGTATGTTTTCAACTAAATGATGTTTATTTTCCAACTTGAACCCAGTGGAACATAATGCAGGTTAACCTAGTCAAATGGAGTAGTTCCAAGAGAAGAAACTTGGGTTCAtatttctaccaaaaaaaaaacttggtatTCATTATATTCTTTAGCTATAAGTTTCAAAACAACATGAGAATGATGTATCTTACCCAATCTAAAAGGCATACGAAGTTCTGATTTGGTCGATATTTCATGTTGTTCTTCCCAGCAATAATTTCCAATACAACAACTTCAAAACTATAAACGTCCGCTTTGTAGGTTAGATGACCCCATAATGCATATTCTGGCGCCATATAGCCACTGTAGCACATAAATTTATCATGATATTTGGTTCACTAATATGATCTTATGAACTTCTAAATCCAAAAAGGCCAACATCAGTCAATTACCAACCATCAAATTACCAATCAATTGTTATGTATGCAATCATGCAATTAATAAGGCCACcacaagagtttttttttttttggaagcaaCCACAAGTGTGTTTAGCTTCATTGAGCTAGaagcaataataaaaaaaaataaagcaagagTAATAAGTAAATTAAAATAGAGATATTATGTTTTCTAAAAGTGGATCAAAGTTAATGAGTAGTTGcactaaaagtttttttggggggggggggggggtgtgggggAGGGAATTATTCCATACGTCCGGTCTGCTATATCTCCCTATATATGTGAGAAGGTGGGGACATTATGATTTAGCCAAAGAATTTGACCTATAATGATAATTGATTTTGTTGGACTTGATTGATCGTGATTGGTGTTGATGGCAGTTTCAAGAGTGTCTAGTATTACTTTGAATGGTGAATGGAAATGGAAACCACCTAGAAGTGAAGCTGTTAGTGCTGTAGTTAGAATGCTTGCTGGATCAGTTGCACGATGAAGATAAGGTGAGGTGGACTCTTACAACTAGTGGTGTTTTTCTTGCCATTCTACTTGGGAAGCCATAAGAGTTAGGAGTGGTGAGGTGGATTGGTGGAAATTGGTGTGGAATACTGTTGTGGCGAGGTGGATTGCCATTCTAGTCCTCTAGCTCAAACTGTTTGTAAGCGAGTTGGCGATGTCCTGGCAGGAGTGTCCCCTGTGACTGGTTGGAGTTTGATGCAATGGGGGTGTTCTCAGGTGGTTAGTAAAGTTGTTGTGGCAGCAACAGTATATCACATTTTGAGGTTGAAAAATCAGATACTGCATTAGGGCCCATTAATTTCCAAGAATCACAAGGTGAAGAATATCTTGAATGATGTGAGATGGAGGCCTGGAGCTTTTCTTCCTTCCAAACCTTCAATCAGTGGTCAAGCTCTCTGCTCTAAGCTGAGAATTCAGTTGCGAATGGGCTTTGTTTTGTGCTGCCAGATTTGTTTTCCAGCTTCTTGTTTTTTGTGACTGGCTTCTGGTAGGGGTTGACAATGTGTCTGGGGTTTCGGAGGTTCATATGTTGTCCCAGGTGCTTATATAGCTGCTGGTTTTAGTAATTGCAAATAAGCTGCTCTGTGTAAGGGTGAATTGTGTTGTTGCTTGTGGGTATTGGGCAGAGGTTTATGTGCACCTGGGGGTATTGTAGGGGGTTGCTTTGACAACCTAGTGTCTGCAGCATGGCAGCTTGTATTTTGTGTTGTTTGAGCTGTAATTGTGTCATTTTGGTTGATAATGTTTgcttattcattaaaaaaagggGGCGTTGCATTAGAATTCAGTTTAAAAAGCATGGACACTATTACATGTTGATGCCAAATAGATATAAAATCCAGTCAAGTACTTTGGTCAATACTCTTCTGACAGTATTTTCTATACTTGTCTTAGTGCGGAGATTTCATTTAGGCCATATTCTGGTGTAATTTTCAGGGCACAACTAAAATTACCAACATATAGGTTGGCATCAAATCACAATAACTCATAATCAAGATCTGCAAAGGTAACGAAAtagaagagagggaaaaaatagACTCCAAAAGGAAGTACATAGGgggcaaaagaaagaaagtcagCTCACATTGTTCCAGCAATTCTAGTGCTAATATGTGTGTTCTCCTCTTCATCGAGCTTGGCCAATCCAAAGTCAGAGATCTTAGGGTTAAGGTCTCTGTCAAGAAATACATTAGTAGATTTGATGTCTCTATGAACAATTTTCAACGTTGATTCCTCATGCAAGAAAGCCAGACCTTTTGCTATACCAACACATATTTTCTGTCTTGCAGGCCAATCCAATTTTAACCAGCCATTTGCAGGACCTGAAATTGATGTCCAAAACCCAATCAATGAAATTCATGATTAGTGTTTGTCCTCATTCTTCTATTATCAACATAAAATGCATGGTAAGGTATAAAACATTAACTTACCAAACAACGCATGTGCAAGGCTATTGTTTTCCATATACTCATATACCAACAATAATTGTTTTCCTTCAATACAACATCCATACAGTCTAACAAGATTTGGATGTTGTAAACCAGATATCATGCCTATTTCATTCACAAATTCGCGGCTTCCTTGCCTTGATTTTGAAGAAAGTTGCTTAACCGCAATTACAGTACCATCAGATAGTATACCCTGCATCAAGAAtagaaaaatctaaattttcaagtatgtattttattgtgtaaCTCTTCAAATGTCAAGGATCAATAAGGAGAATAAGAATAGAGGGATGAAAAGAAAACTCAttctagaaaagaaaaagaattgtcAAGTACCTTGTAAACTGATCCAAAACCACCCTCCCCCAGCTTGTTTGCAGCATTGAAGTTATTAGTGGcagcttttatttttctatatgtaAAAAAACCAGTTTGCAAGTCTAATCTTTTTAGCTCTGTCAAAGGCATCAACTAAGATGTTAGAATGCATCTTATAGTATAACAAGACCAATgtttaaccccaaaaaaaaaaatgcatgctcTTGACTAGTTAGATGAATCTTAAAGAGGATAAGAAAATTAAAGGCTTTGGATGAACActatgggtctgtttggatagaacttattttgctgaaactgaaaactgaaaactgaaaacactgtagcaaaataatttttaaatgtgtgaatagtattgtggaacctatttttaatgaaaaagttgatgaaaagtgaaatttgtgggatccatgaacagtaattttgtgTACTGTTCATAACTAAAAGTCAATATGTGCGgctgctttaaaaaaaaaaaaaaaagtctccaaAACGTGGACGTGGGCTGGAcgtgaatccaaacgccctctatatTGTCGCAGAAGCTGCGAGGGGGGACCAGGGGGGTTGTGAAGGAGAAATGTATGAAGTATGAACAAGTACAGGAAACCCTAAGTTTTTAGATTTTgtctttttcctctttctcaATTACAAGTACTTTATTGGGAATCAAAAAACTAAATGGAAAGGTGAAAATAGTCTATTCAGTTATCATAGAATGAGATAGCTTGACACTTGTCACAAGTTCATTTTGCAACTAAAATAAGCATATTAAACGAACAAACCAAATTTCACGTGACTTTGAGGACAAGTTGAGAGTGAAATctttcaaaataatattttctatatCAGAAACTTggtttatgaaaatatttagaCATCAATCGACTATAGAGAACTTAAGCCAAAAATGCATTATTCTATTGAAAAATTACTTtaggtagattttttttttttttttttgttttaaaagcaATGATAaaggcttttcttttttcatgatTCCATGGGCTCATTATCATCAAAATTGGAACTAAATGACCCAAATCATCATGCATCATCCCAAAGAAAAGATTATATGCTCTGAGCCAAGAAATCCTCTAGATTCTTTTAAAAGTGTACTTTGGACTGCTGATCTTCTAgggaaagataaagaaaaataaaatttttcattttctatacaTTATTCCAACTTCCTGCCATAGTAGGAGATAGTGAATACTGTCCTGTATAATTTCCACATAAGATTTGCACAAATTACCATTTTCCCTTGATTTCCTCCCTCCCAGACAACCTTTCCACCAAAGAATgcccaaaatcataaaaatgagGAGTAGCACCACAACTACAGCTCCGACCACAATCTTCATCTTGCCATCATCAGGGATATTGAAatctatagaaaataaaaataactaaggacAGTAATTTTAAGACTGCATTCTGAAATATATTTAGCACCATACAGAAAATCCAAAGCAAGATAGCAACATATGGTTAAAAGACAAACAGCCATAGCATGGTTATAAAATGATGAAGATCATGATatagttttttgtagtgttccATCTAAATGTACTTCAACATGGTTTTGAGTCTTTCATCTAAATGCATATACATATGGAGTTCTCGATCCACTAAATTCCTATGATTCCACAGTTCATCAATCTAATCTGAGTATGGAAGAAATTGGACAACAATATATAAGATTCTCAATCTCCAATACAATTACCATTTTCCACAGAGATAGCTGATATGAGGGGACCATATATTCCTCTCTTTGGGGCACCTGTTGTTCCTTTCCCAGCCCAAAAAAAGCGAATCATCAAAACTTTATTTGTTACATTTGCTTCATATTCCTTAACAACTACTTTATCAACCCCTGGTGCAGCATTTTCAATATCAAAATCTTTCAACACCAGTTTTTCCTGCAGCAAATTAACTCAATTAACTCCTCTACTATAATATACAGATAGaaataaatatgatagaatACCTGCacataaatatcaaatatccGCCTTCCAAGACTGTAAAAAGATCTATTGTCTCTGATTACTATCTCCACAAAGTGAAGTTTCAATTTATAAGGTCCATTTGCTAGGCAGCGGGCATAGTATGTGATTGAAAGAGGAGACAGGCGTGCACTTGTGTATAGTTCAAACTCATTCATTTTGAGTATGGATACATTGTTTGCTACATAGTCATTTCCGGTAGTGTTTAAATCCCAAAATCGTCCAGAGCTACTAAATCCCCAGTTCTCCTTCCAAACAAAACTTGCTGGTCCAGCTGGGTGATCATCCGCTTCATACTTTATGTTTCCAACGGTACTTGCTTTCTCACCACAATTTATATGTACTTTATAATAATCTATATAGAAGCAGCACCAAATCAAGCAGACATAATAAAAAAGCAATGAATTTTCTGTTGCATTTCTAATTAATTTATGTAGTTGTCTTGTACAAGATGAAATATTAAACTGAaatcttttcttcattttggaaagaaattacaaaatagGCAGGCCCAACTAGGTAACTGAAGCATATACCTCATACTTTGATTTCAATAGATATATAATTACCTTTTGAACATGGAGAGTCCTTCAGGCACTCACTAAGTGATCTTAATCAGTGAAGCAGATAAAGTGTTAGTTATCCAAgataaaagtgaaaaagaaaacattaagaGCATCTGTTCTTCTAAAAAGTTTACAAGTTTGAAGCTTACAAGTTGTCCCTTTCAGAAAAGCTTTTGAACAAATTTCTGATGCAATGGAAAAATCAGTTACTTTCAGAAAACTGGAAAGGTTAAGAAGAGAGCAAAGTGTGTAAAGCTCCAGTAGGTAAAAACTTACAGATTGTCTCGACATGATGGTGCAGAACGCTCTGACAAATTATTGTAAGAAAGATCTATTGGGCTACACAAAAAGCATAATTATTATATTGTACCTCACTATAATTCCAATCAAGAACAAGAGTACATTTTAAAGagtattttgctaaaattgtcATCATTTTAAGCTATTCAAGATGGAAAGTGTTAGAAATTACGTTTCAAGAGGCCAAAGCCTATTGTAGGCTCATATACTTGTAGATCAAGCATATTAACTTCGGGTTAGTTTAGGGTTAGCTTAGAATTCTCAATTCTATAAACCATAcattaatttcattttgaacacaagtaatataaaaaagaagtagCCAACAAAGGTTTTCTGTTGTGGACATAAGCTGTTAGGCCAAAGCACATTAAGGCCGTACCCAATACACATTAAGGTGGCATCCAATATTTGGCAAGCCATCATGAATCTATTCCTCAACCATCAAGCCCTGACAACACAATCACCTACAAGCAGGAGGTAGAGAACCTGACATGCAAGGGCAACAAAGCCCAGAAATCCCCTTGGATTCGAATCTGGAAGGTAATTCAAAGTGTGGTTAGAAATTGTAATTGACAAGAGGTAACGTCCATACACACAATTTAAGTCCACTAGAACCACCAAGTAGTCCAGGCACAATCAACGCTATCCACACACAATACTTCCATCAATTAGTTTTGGCATTTGGTGTCAGCCATCATCATCTATAGTGGCCATTCACTATCAGCGTCATCTGTCTTGTGCATTTCTAGATTTCTCATGACATTCAAGTCCTTAGGAACTCAAGGTTCCACCATAAGTTTTAGGTGGCGTCAAAGATCTCGTGGCCCAAGAGGTCCAAACCTATTGTAGAGTGGAGCAAGCATTAACACTAGAGTTCTCTATTATATAAACCATATATTGGATTCACTATAAACACAAGTCACATAGAAGGATGTAGCTGTCAAGGTCTTTCCACTGTAACTAACCCCGTAAGAGACCATGAAATGAAGCACTATCCAAAGTGAAGTACATAATATCCCAAAAAATGTTATTACACACTCCCTGTTGCACACTCCACGCACACTGTGTTTTGGAATTGTgtgtttttaaaacacaattttagttaaaagtgcgaaatcatgttttaaaaacacaattttagttaaaattatgaaatcatgttttaaaaacaGGATTTCAATCATGTCGCAGTGTGCACTTTGAGTGAGTAATAAGGAGTGTAACTATCATTACTCATAATATTATTGTAGAAACTTCAAAAATCAGTTTCTTTATACTCACAAGTCAATGCAAAATTGAAGAATTTAAGATGTAAACCCTTACTGAGTATTATCTTTGTCTTTGATCCATTTTGGAATGAGCCCAGTGAGCAAGTTACTTGTCAGAAACCTATTtagtaaacaaacaaaaatatcattggTTAAACACTTAATAGCATGACCATAGGTGAGTTTGGCATCCTGTATTTTCTGGTAGCTGATTTGCTGAAAGgtgacaaata
The sequence above is drawn from the Castanea sativa cultivar Marrone di Chiusa Pesio chromosome 5, ASM4071231v1 genome and encodes:
- the LOC142635349 gene encoding putative leucine-rich repeat receptor-like serine/threonine-protein kinase At3g14840; this translates as MDRMWRSNSSVSARTGCPPDIVNEEDHIVKESEYPDFRKWNIPKIAQFPLDYSDLTRNFLSGNIPHEWASTKLEFLSLSVNNLSGPIPGFLGNITTLRYMSIENNLFSGMVPLELGKLVNLENLILTANNLSGEFPFALTKLTKLTELRISSNNFTGRMPNFFGSWKQLEKLEIQASGFEGPISSSISILSNLTELRISDLIGGGSKFPNLSSMKGMERLMLKSCNISGPITKSILDMTQLQVLDLSFNRLDGNIPDFGGLSQLKYLFLTSNLLTGLIPKWIKDKDNTHPIDLSYNNLSERSAPSCRDNLNLFKSFSERDNLSLSECLKDSPCSKDYYKVHINCGEKASTVGNIKYEADDHPAGPASFVWKENWGFSSSGRFWDLNTTGNDYVANNVSILKMNEFELYTSARLSPLSITYYARCLANGPYKLKLHFVEIVIRDNRSFYSLGRRIFDIYVQEKLVLKDFDIENAAPGVDKVVVKEYEANVTNKVLMIRFFWAGKGTTGAPKRGIYGPLISAISVENDFNIPDDGKMKIVVGAVVVVLLLIFMILGILWWKGCLGGRKSRENELKRLDLQTGFFTYRKIKAATNNFNAANKLGEGGFGSVYKGILSDGTVIAVKQLSSKSRQGSREFVNEIGMISGLQHPNLVRLYGCCIEGKQLLLVYEYMENNSLAHALFGPANGWLKLDWPARQKICVGIAKGLAFLHEESTLKIVHRDIKSTNVFLDRDLNPKISDFGLAKLDEEENTHISTRIAGTIGYMAPEYALWGHLTYKADVYSFEVVVLEIIAGKNNMKYRPNQNFVCLLDWAIVLQQRGDLMELVDPELGSDFSKDEALRMIKVALLCTNPSLVLRPVMTAVVNMLEGRIVIDELTRGPSIYGDEWGFEALRDQYGESSRPNSMESQSLIQSSNATWIGSSSASAHNIYSTNQNE